The genomic region CTTCCAGGCCCGTGGCTGGATCGATCCAGAATGTCGTGTTTATGCGGCGCGTACCCGGCGGCGAACCGCCGATACCACCGACCTTCCACGATTTCCGCAACTCCCCAAACGGCTTGCCTCCATAGACGAACGAAAATGGCGGATCGGTAGAGTAGGTGCGCGGCTTCCCGGCGGTGATCGGCAGATCGCCCAGCCAGACCGTCTCGCCGTTTTCGAGAGTCACCTTCGCATCCGCCCAGTCGGCTTGGTCGCACGAGATACCGTCTCCCGCGTCACCGATTTCCATCGTGAACTCGGTGGCGCCGCCGAGATCGATCGATACCGGCACGCCGGGCATACCCTCCCGCAATACGCCCGAACGGTACTTCTCGACAACGTTCACCGCAATCGAGAACACGACGCTGCCGCGCCCGCCGGAGGTCTGTTCGTTGCTGTCCACGGCGATCACGGCATCGAACGTTGTTGCCGAAAAGGGAAGTCGGACGATAACCTTGCTCGCCGCATGACAGTACAGCCCGCGAGAGTAGGTCTTGCCGGCTATGTTCATCGGCTTACCGTTCCGTTCGTTGCGCTGTACCGGGTCGTTGTTGGCGACGACGTAGAGACTTGGCGCGTCCGATCGCTTATCCACGCGCTCGTAGAATGCCGCTCCGGCCCAACGCCCGGCCTCGGCCATCTCGCGTTCGGTGACCACTACCGCGGAAGCCTGTGAAGCAGCCATGATCCACACCACCATTCCGGTCAGGGAGCGATACTGCATCGGATCGGCCTTTCTGCCAGAGCCGCAAGGACGTAACGGCTCATGATACTCCAGTGTGTCAACGCTTTTCGAACCAGCGGCAAACGAGCACAAACCCTCCCGTCGCCGTTGGCCGGGAAAGAGTAACACGGGGTACCATGGAACCAATCGCCGGTCGGCGCATTCTGCATGTACTAGTTACACGGCGGGCCGTGTCGGTTGAGCACTAAAGAGACTGGTCCGGCCGCAAGGGAGGTCACGATCATGAAGGCTCGAACACTCGGTTTGGCTGTCTCCGCCTGCGCGCTTCTTTGCGCGGCGGGCCCGGGTAACACAACGCCGGCGACACCGGCCCTGCCTGGGGCAAATGGGTTCGCCGTTGAACGGGGACAGGTTGCGTCCCTCGATGGAACCGGAATCCCGTTCCAGTTGCGGGCCACCGCATCGGAACCGGGACTGGGTACGCCGATGTACTCCGATGCGAGGCTCAAGACGGACATCCGCACGCTGACCGACGCGTTGACCACCGTTCAAAATTTGCGGGCGGTCACGTTCCGTTGGGATCCCGCCCAGTTCAAGGACCGCACCGTGCCGCAGGGCCGGCAGATCGGTTTCATCGCCCAGGAGGCCCAGAGGGTCCTGCCCGAGGTGATAACCACGGATGATCGCGGCTACCTCGCCATTCAGTACTCCAACGTGGTGCCCGTTCTGGTGGAGGCGATCAAGGAGCAGCAGAAACAGATCGACGCCAAGGACGCAGCGATCGAGAAACTTCGCACCGACGCGGATGCAGCCGTGAAGGATCTACAGACCCGACTTCTCGCGGTGGAGGATGCGCTGAGCCAGACGGGCAACACCGGGTCTGCCGCCAACGCCGTCCCGTTCACCTATGGTGGCAACACCTACCAGGGCCAGTACCGCGAAATCGCGCCGGGGGTTTTCCGGCAGTTCTGAGTTGCAGGTTACGGGTGGACCATCGGCTGAAGCCGACGGCTGCGAAACGAAACCGGCTTAAGCCGGTTGAATGCCGATCAATACTGATCGGTTCAGTTGGCTTCAGCCAACTTCGTGTGATCAGCCGTCGGCTTCAGCCGATGGTGGATCTATTGTTCGTTCTGTGTCCCTCTGCTTGCGCTCAACGGTGCTCAGCCTAAAAAGGAGCGCGATGACGAAGGCAGCCGATAGCAGTCACACCGGAAACGCCGCGATGCCGCCGTAGCGTAGCTCAACCCACGGATGGAGCACGAATACGAGATAGTGGATCCCCGTCAGCCCGACCATATACACCGCCCAGGCCCTCCCGACAGCCCGGAAGCCCGTAAGCCTGCGTTTCGACGTCGGTGGCCCATCCTTGCCTGTCAACGGGAACGGCAACTCGAACAGCAGTCGGCACGCGACACACGCGGTCGCCAACACGGCATTGGCGGCGAGGATATTGGGCACTGTCGGTACCATCGCAGTGATCCTATGGTTGTAGCTTAAGGTGTGGCGTCATGGCCGACCGCCCCAGAGTGCTCAGAACTCCTGTGAGGGTCTGGCAATCTCCTCCACAGACAGGAGAGTGCTGAAGTCGATGGCTTCCACGGTGCGTATCGACAGGTACAGATGGTGTGGATCGTCCAGCAACGGCGTGAACCCGTATTTTGCGTAGAAACGAGCTGCCTTATCGTTCAGCGCATCCACCTCCACGGCGTATACACCTGCCTGGCGGGCTATCTGTTGAGCGCGCCAGAGGGCATGAAGCAGAAGCTTCTCCCCTAAACCCATTCCCTGACCGCTCAGATCAACCGCCAGCCTTCCGAGCAGTACGACGGGAACAGGAACTTGGGGCGGCAGGCGCCGGTCGTCAGGGACCGTTTCAAAGGCCACCCTGCCGGCCGCGAGGGTGTAGTACCCCAGAACCCGTGTGTCACCTTCCTCGACCGCTACGAATGTCCGTCCAATGTGACGCTCATCGTGCTGCATGGCCAGCCGTTGCAGATAGTTGTTGAGCATCGGTTCGCCGCAGTCGAATGAACCGCGTTGATGGGATCGCGTAAGGTGCTCAATGCGCAAAGCCATCAGGGGATGAGTGTTCCGTCACGCACCGCGTCACCAAACCGCGCGACCGCCTGCTGAAGCGCGGTATTGGGCGCCGCCTGGGCGTCCAGTATCGCCAGGAAGGCATCACGGTCGCGGTTCGAGAGAACGCGCGTTTCCGCCTGTTCTACAACCTCGCGTGACTTCTCCACCACGGTGGCCTTGATGAACTCGCTGACGGTCATCCCATTGATGGCCGCCGCCTGTTCGATCAATGATTTCACCGCGGGCGTCGTCCGAAAATCCACGCGCGCCTGATTTTGAGTTGCTGCCGGCATGCCTGGTAATCCCTCCCGATACCGCCATGATACCATGGCCGTACGGATATTTGCCACACATTATTGGCACAATCTCAGAACTCTTGCGGCAGCCTGGCGATCTCCTCGGCGGAGAAGACGGGGCCGTC from Armatimonadota bacterium harbors:
- a CDS encoding tail fiber domain-containing protein; this encodes MKARTLGLAVSACALLCAAGPGNTTPATPALPGANGFAVERGQVASLDGTGIPFQLRATASEPGLGTPMYSDARLKTDIRTLTDALTTVQNLRAVTFRWDPAQFKDRTVPQGRQIGFIAQEAQRVLPEVITTDDRGYLAIQYSNVVPVLVEAIKEQQKQIDAKDAAIEKLRTDADAAVKDLQTRLLAVEDALSQTGNTGSAANAVPFTYGGNTYQGQYREIAPGVFRQF
- a CDS encoding GNAT family N-acetyltransferase — translated: MALRIEHLTRSHQRGSFDCGEPMLNNYLQRLAMQHDERHIGRTFVAVEEGDTRVLGYYTLAAGRVAFETVPDDRRLPPQVPVPVVLLGRLAVDLSGQGMGLGEKLLLHALWRAQQIARQAGVYAVEVDALNDKAARFYAKYGFTPLLDDPHHLYLSIRTVEAIDFSTLLSVEEIARPSQEF
- a CDS encoding DUF1778 domain-containing protein, translating into MVSWRYREGLPGMPAATQNQARVDFRTTPAVKSLIEQAAAINGMTVSEFIKATVVEKSREVVEQAETRVLSNRDRDAFLAILDAQAAPNTALQQAVARFGDAVRDGTLIP